From the bacterium genome, the window CAACGGGTCGGGCAAGTCCACCCTCTGCCACGTCCTGGCCGGAAAGCCCGGCTACGGGGTGTCGGGGGTCATAGCCGTGGATGGCGCCTCGATCGTGGACCTCGACGTTCACGAACGGGCTCAGGCCGGTCTGTTCCAGGCCCTCCAGTATCCGGTGGAGATTCCCGGTCTCGACCTGGCCGTGTTGCTCGAAGAGGCGGCCGTGGCGCTGGGCGCCGGTCCGGAGGAGGCGAGGGAGCGGATCGCGGTCCAGGCAGGGCGCCTCCGGATGGAACGGTTCCTCAATCGGTCTGTCAACGGCGATCTGTCGGGAGGGGAGAAGAAGCGTTCGGAGGTGTTCCAGCTGGCGGTCCTGGAGCCGCGGGTGATTGTGCTGGACG encodes:
- the sufC gene encoding Fe-S cluster assembly ATPase SufC, translating into MSRTALHVRDLRASTSGLDILKGVDLDVPFGEVHAIMGPNGSGKSTLCHVLAGKPGYGVSGVIAVDGASIVDLDVHERAQAGLFQALQYPVEIPGLDLAVLLEEAAVALGAGPEEARERIAVQAGRLRMERFLNRSVNGDLSGGEKKRSEVFQLAVLEPRVIVLDEIDSGLDIDSVREVAAAVEEMRGDEVAILMITHYSRILNYVRPDRVHIMMDGAIVDSGGPELADE